Proteins encoded in a region of the Thermodesulfobacteriota bacterium genome:
- a CDS encoding 3-isopropylmalate dehydratase small subunit: protein MKLTGKVWKFGDNIDTDVIIPARHLTTFDPRELARHCMEDKDPSFAQKVKPGDIIVAGRNFGCGSSREHAPIALKGCGLSCVVARSFARIFFRNAFNMGLLIFECPEVVDAVEEGDTIEIDVASGKISIAGKGLSFAAQPIPPFMQELLRDGGLISHIMKKVKKA, encoded by the coding sequence ATGAAACTAACAGGCAAGGTCTGGAAATTCGGCGATAATATTGACACCGATGTGATTATACCGGCCAGACATCTGACTACGTTTGACCCCAGAGAATTGGCCAGGCATTGTATGGAAGATAAAGATCCATCGTTTGCACAGAAAGTAAAGCCTGGGGATATTATAGTGGCCGGAAGAAACTTCGGCTGCGGGTCTTCGCGGGAGCACGCCCCCATTGCCCTTAAAGGTTGTGGCCTGAGCTGTGTGGTAGCCAGGAGCTTTGCCCGCATCTTTTTCCGGAACGCATTCAATATGGGGCTTCTAATTTTCGAATGTCCGGAAGTGGTTGACGCCGTAGAGGAAGGCGATACCATAGAGATAGATGTGGCTTCGGGGAAAATCTCTATCGCGGGGAAGGGGCTTTCATTTGCGGCCCAGCCGATTCCTCCCTTTATGCAGGAATTGCTGAGAGATGGCGGCCTCATTTCGCATATTATGAAGAAGGTGAAAAAGGCTTAA
- the leuC gene encoding 3-isopropylmalate dehydratase large subunit has product MGMTITEKILAQGAGLAEVKPGQLIEVQIDMALGNDITAPLAIDIVRSAGVKSVFDREKIAMVPDHFVPNKDIKAATQVKILRDFAKEFGIVNYFELGEMGVEHALLPEKGLVLPGDIVIGADSHTCTYGALGAFATGVGSTDLAAAMITGKVWLKVPESMKFIYHGKLPPFVCGKDLILYTIGQIGVDGALYRAMEFTGEAIDNLPMADRFTMANMAIEAGGKNGIIAPDKGTEAYVRGRSRRKHRFYASDKDATYVETIEYDVSKIEPQVAFPHLPSNTRGISHVGNVPIDQAVIGSCTNGRLEDLEVAAHVLRGRKVAPHVRLIVIPATPLIYRQAMHKGLFDIFLEAGGIISPPTCGPCLGGHMGILAKGERAIATTNRNFVGRMGHPESEVYLANPAVTAASAVLGRIGGPEELGVIPKD; this is encoded by the coding sequence ATGGGTATGACTATTACAGAGAAGATACTGGCCCAGGGGGCGGGACTGGCTGAGGTCAAACCAGGCCAGCTCATTGAGGTCCAAATCGATATGGCCTTGGGTAATGACATTACGGCCCCTCTGGCTATTGATATAGTGCGATCAGCCGGGGTTAAATCCGTATTCGACCGGGAGAAGATAGCCATGGTTCCCGATCACTTTGTGCCGAACAAGGATATAAAGGCCGCCACTCAGGTCAAAATCCTGCGCGATTTTGCCAAGGAGTTCGGCATAGTAAATTACTTTGAGCTGGGCGAGATGGGGGTTGAGCACGCCCTTTTGCCGGAAAAAGGGCTGGTTTTGCCCGGGGATATCGTTATCGGTGCGGATAGCCATACCTGCACCTATGGCGCACTGGGGGCCTTTGCCACGGGCGTGGGAAGCACCGATCTGGCGGCTGCGATGATTACCGGCAAGGTCTGGCTCAAGGTCCCGGAGTCCATGAAATTCATTTATCATGGGAAACTCCCGCCTTTTGTCTGTGGCAAGGACCTTATTTTATATACCATCGGGCAGATCGGCGTGGATGGCGCCCTTTACCGTGCCATGGAATTTACCGGAGAAGCCATAGACAATCTGCCCATGGCTGACCGTTTTACTATGGCTAATATGGCCATTGAGGCGGGCGGCAAAAACGGGATCATAGCGCCGGATAAGGGCACAGAGGCGTACGTGCGTGGCCGCAGCCGGAGAAAGCACCGGTTTTATGCCAGTGATAAAGATGCCACGTATGTCGAGACTATTGAGTACGACGTCTCAAAGATTGAGCCGCAGGTAGCTTTCCCGCATCTGCCGTCAAATACCAGGGGCATTTCCCATGTGGGAAATGTGCCCATCGATCAGGCGGTAATCGGTTCTTGCACCAATGGCCGTTTGGAGGATCTGGAGGTTGCAGCCCATGTTCTTCGAGGGCGGAAGGTTGCTCCGCATGTACGCCTGATCGTTATTCCGGCTACGCCTCTGATTTACAGGCAGGCCATGCATAAAGGGCTTTTCGATATCTTCCTGGAGGCGGGCGGCATCATAAGTCCGCCTACCTGCGGTCCTTGCTTAGGCGGGCACATGGGCATTCTGGCTAAGGGCGAACGGGCCATAGCCACAACTAACCGGAATTTCGTCGGCCGCATGGGCCATCCGGAGAGCGAGGTCTATCTGGCCAATCCGGCGGTAACCGCGGCATCGGCTGTTTTGGGCCGCATAGGCGGGCCGGAAGAACTCGGGGTAATACCAAAAGATTAA
- a CDS encoding 2-isopropylmalate synthase: MKDKIFIFDTTLRDGEQSPGASMNISEKVRVAHQLEKLNVDIIEAGFPVSSRGDFEAVKAVAKEVKNIQVAALARANTKDIDRAAEALKAAKYPCIHIFLATSDIHLKYKLKKSREEVLKMAAEAVKYARRFTDSVEFSAEDASRSDLDFVCKVFASVIKSGATVLNFPDTVGYAVPDEFGQKIKYVMEHTTGIEKARLSVHCHNDLGLAVANSLSAIAHGARQVEVTINGIGERAGNAALEEVVMAIRTRADALKVQTDIVTEHICASSRLVTMITGIPVQPNKAIVGANAFAHEAGIHQDGVLKERTTYEIMNPCAIGLAKSSLVMGKHSGRHAFKQKLKELGYKLGEADIDRVFERFKDLSDKKKTVFDDDIEALITDEIFRGKDKYQLVYLGVVTGTEAVPTATVQIDIDGELQQEAEFGVGPIDATFNAITKITSVKAKLLRFSVNSITGGTDAQGEVTVRLEEDGQVVIGQGADADIIIASAKAYLNALNRLEYLKRNPVKSLY, translated from the coding sequence ATGAAGGATAAGATTTTTATTTTTGATACGACCTTGCGAGATGGTGAGCAATCGCCCGGCGCCAGTATGAATATCAGCGAGAAGGTGCGCGTAGCGCATCAACTGGAAAAATTAAATGTGGATATCATAGAGGCGGGCTTTCCCGTGTCTTCCAGGGGCGATTTTGAAGCCGTAAAAGCCGTGGCCAAGGAGGTAAAAAATATCCAGGTGGCGGCCCTGGCCCGGGCCAATACCAAAGACATCGACCGGGCTGCAGAGGCCCTTAAAGCAGCCAAGTACCCATGTATCCATATATTTCTTGCCACTTCGGATATCCATCTTAAGTATAAGCTGAAAAAGAGCCGGGAAGAAGTGTTAAAAATGGCGGCAGAGGCGGTAAAGTACGCCCGGCGTTTTACGGACAGCGTGGAGTTTTCCGCCGAAGATGCCTCGCGTAGTGACCTGGACTTTGTCTGCAAGGTCTTTGCCTCGGTGATAAAGTCAGGGGCTACGGTTCTCAATTTCCCGGACACCGTCGGATATGCTGTACCGGATGAATTCGGGCAAAAGATTAAATATGTCATGGAGCATACCACGGGTATAGAGAAGGCCCGGTTAAGTGTGCATTGCCATAATGATCTCGGTCTGGCGGTAGCCAATTCCCTGTCCGCTATAGCCCATGGGGCGCGTCAGGTAGAGGTGACCATAAACGGCATAGGCGAGAGGGCCGGCAATGCCGCTTTGGAAGAAGTGGTCATGGCTATCCGGACGCGGGCGGATGCCCTGAAAGTGCAAACGGATATAGTTACCGAGCACATCTGTGCCTCCAGCCGGCTCGTTACCATGATTACCGGCATACCCGTTCAGCCCAACAAGGCCATAGTGGGGGCGAATGCCTTTGCGCACGAGGCCGGGATACATCAGGACGGTGTGTTAAAGGAACGGACCACCTACGAGATTATGAATCCCTGTGCCATTGGCTTGGCTAAGAGCAGCCTGGTGATGGGGAAACACTCCGGCCGGCATGCCTTTAAGCAGAAACTGAAAGAGCTTGGCTATAAGCTGGGAGAGGCCGACATAGACCGGGTTTTCGAAAGATTTAAGGACCTGTCAGATAAGAAGAAGACGGTCTTCGATGACGATATCGAGGCCCTGATTACGGACGAGATATTTCGAGGTAAAGATAAGTACCAATTGGTCTATCTGGGAGTAGTTACCGGAACTGAGGCTGTTCCTACGGCTACAGTTCAGATTGACATTGACGGGGAGCTTCAGCAGGAGGCCGAGTTCGGGGTTGGCCCGATTGATGCGACTTTTAATGCCATTACCAAGATAACCAGTGTTAAGGCAAAGCTGCTCCGTTTTTCGGTGAACTCCATCACCGGGGGCACGGATGCCCAGGGAGAGGTTACCGTGCGGCTGGAGGAAGATGGTCAGGTGGTTATTGGCCAAGGGGCAGATGCAGACATTATTATAGCCAGCGCCAAGGCCTATTTGAACGCCTTAAACAGACTGGAATATCTCAAGAGAAATCCGGTCAAGTCGCTTTATTAA
- the pssA gene encoding CDP-diacylglycerol--serine O-phosphatidyltransferase, with protein MIRRRKKKRDKRRRGIYILPNLFTTASLFSGFYSIISAIGGHYYTAAVAILISCVFDMLDGRIARLTRTTSRFGLEYDSLSDLVAFGVAPAILAFLWALQPYRRLGWLAAFLYVATCALRLARFNTQVNNIDSRYFNGLPCPSAAALVATSVLLHHELSGSTGTFQHPGVLIMIYILSYLMVSTVPYHSLKSSQLFQKKPFHVLVAAILLIMVIAMEPHITLFILTALYVASGPVLFVALYRRRKAEKLLAEQGQTHQAG; from the coding sequence ATGATTAGGAGAAGGAAAAAGAAGAGGGATAAGAGGAGACGGGGCATCTATATCCTGCCCAATCTTTTTACGACGGCCAGCCTGTTTAGCGGGTTTTATAGCATTATTTCCGCTATTGGAGGCCATTATTACACGGCCGCCGTGGCCATCCTTATCTCCTGTGTCTTTGACATGCTGGACGGCAGAATCGCCCGTTTGACCAGGACAACCAGCCGGTTTGGGCTGGAATACGATTCCCTTTCGGATCTTGTGGCCTTTGGCGTAGCCCCGGCCATTCTGGCATTTCTCTGGGCGTTGCAGCCTTATCGCCGCCTGGGCTGGCTGGCGGCCTTTCTTTATGTGGCAACGTGCGCATTGCGGCTGGCCCGGTTTAACACCCAGGTTAACAACATTGACAGCCGCTATTTTAACGGCCTTCCCTGTCCGAGCGCCGCCGCCCTGGTAGCTACGAGTGTTTTACTGCATCACGAATTATCAGGCAGTACGGGAACGTTTCAGCATCCGGGTGTGCTCATAATGATATATATCCTTTCTTATCTTATGGTCAGCACTGTACCCTATCATAGTCTTAAAAGTTCGCAACTCTTTCAGAAAAAACCTTTTCATGTCCTGGTAGCGGCCATCCTGCTCATAATGGTTATAGCTATGGAGCCCCATATCACCCTGTTTATATTGACGGCGCTCTATGTTGCTTCTGGGCCTGTCCTTTTTGTAGCCCTTTACCGCCGCCGGAAAGCGGAAAAACTCCTGGCCGAACAAGGCCAAACCCACCAGGCAGGGTAG
- a CDS encoding phosphatidylserine decarboxylase family protein: MAKEGYPFIFIAAFTALLAALLNWVIVSVFFWAAGIFILYFFRDPERVVPDDPRAVVSPADGKVILIEKVTDERFLHGQVLKISIFMNIFNVHVNRIPYDGVVEEIRYQAGQFLAADQARASFENENNAVFLEVEDDRRMVVVQVAGVLARRIVCWAENGDKVRKGMRFGMIRFGSRLDIYLPLSTQIEVEIDQRVVAGQTVLGYLT; the protein is encoded by the coding sequence GTGGCCAAAGAAGGTTATCCGTTCATTTTTATCGCCGCCTTTACGGCGCTGCTGGCAGCGCTATTAAATTGGGTTATCGTCTCGGTATTTTTTTGGGCGGCAGGCATCTTTATCCTGTATTTTTTCCGGGATCCGGAGAGGGTGGTCCCAGACGATCCGCGCGCCGTGGTCTCTCCGGCAGACGGCAAGGTCATACTGATTGAAAAGGTGACCGATGAACGGTTCTTACATGGGCAGGTTTTGAAGATCAGTATTTTTATGAATATCTTCAACGTCCATGTCAATCGCATACCGTATGACGGCGTGGTGGAGGAGATACGATATCAGGCCGGGCAATTTCTGGCCGCTGATCAGGCTCGGGCCAGTTTTGAGAATGAAAATAACGCTGTTTTTCTCGAGGTAGAGGATGACCGGCGCATGGTCGTCGTTCAGGTGGCCGGTGTGCTGGCCCGGCGCATTGTCTGCTGGGCGGAAAATGGCGATAAGGTAAGGAAAGGGATGCGGTTTGGCATGATCCGTTTTGGGTCACGTCTTGATATTTATCTACCTTTAAGCACCCAGATAGAAGTAGAGATAGACCAGCGCGTTGTGGCTGGTCAGACTGTTTTGGGGTATCTGACATGA
- the ilvC gene encoding ketol-acid reductoisomerase, translating into MRIYYDKDADLKKFKNKKIAVIGYGSQGHAQAQNLRDSGLNVIVGQRPGSANYDLAVRHGFKPVSASEASKEADVIQILTQDHIQAMLYEKDVLPHLKKGKTLVFSHGFNIHYGQITPSKDIDVVMVAPKGPGHLVRSEYEKGAGVPALVAIHQDVSGKAMETALTYARGIGATRAGVIETTFKEETETDLFGEQVVLCGGVTELVKAGFETLVEAGYQPEIAYFECLHELKLIVDLFYQGGIRYMRYSVSDTAEYGDLTRGKRIVTDETRREMKRILEEIQNGSFARDWILENKANRPVFNALRRREAEHPIEEVGERLRAMMSWLQEKKKK; encoded by the coding sequence ATGCGGATTTATTATGACAAAGATGCGGACCTGAAAAAGTTTAAAAACAAAAAAATAGCCGTCATCGGCTATGGCAGCCAGGGGCACGCCCAGGCCCAGAACCTGCGCGATAGCGGGCTTAACGTTATAGTGGGGCAAAGGCCGGGTTCGGCTAATTACGATCTGGCGGTAAGACATGGATTTAAACCGGTTAGCGCTTCCGAAGCCAGTAAAGAGGCGGATGTTATTCAGATACTAACCCAGGACCACATCCAGGCCATGCTTTACGAAAAGGATGTCCTGCCTCACCTTAAAAAAGGAAAAACCCTGGTTTTTTCTCATGGGTTTAATATCCACTATGGGCAGATTACGCCTTCCAAGGATATTGATGTGGTTATGGTTGCGCCTAAGGGCCCGGGACATCTCGTCCGCTCGGAGTATGAAAAAGGGGCTGGTGTTCCTGCTCTGGTGGCTATTCATCAGGACGTCAGTGGTAAGGCGATGGAAACAGCCCTGACTTACGCCAGAGGTATAGGCGCCACACGGGCCGGAGTTATCGAGACCACCTTTAAAGAAGAGACAGAGACCGATCTTTTTGGGGAGCAGGTCGTCCTCTGTGGCGGAGTAACAGAACTCGTAAAAGCCGGATTTGAGACCCTGGTCGAGGCCGGCTATCAGCCGGAGATTGCCTATTTTGAGTGTCTGCACGAGTTGAAATTAATCGTTGATCTTTTCTATCAGGGGGGTATCCGCTACATGCGCTATTCGGTCAGTGACACTGCCGAATACGGCGACTTGACCCGCGGCAAAAGAATCGTTACCGATGAGACGCGGCGGGAAATGAAGCGCATCCTTGAGGAGATACAAAACGGCTCCTTTGCCCGGGACTGGATACTGGAGAACAAGGCCAACCGGCCGGTATTCAATGCGTTACGGCGCAGGGAGGCAGAACACCCTATAGAAGAAGTCGGCGAACGCCTGCGGGCCATGATGAGCTGGCTGCAGGAAAAGAAGAAGAAATAG
- the ilvN gene encoding acetolactate synthase small subunit, protein MKHTFSVLVENKPGVLSRVAGLFSGRGFNIESLCVAETLDSELSLITLVTRGDEQIIEQINKQLNKLINVLKVVDVSEGDFVEREMVLVKVKAEGNTRAEVLRMADIFRGKIVDVSPREYTIELTGDENKIKAVLELLRPLGIKEVARTGTIAMPRSKKMP, encoded by the coding sequence ATGAAACATACATTTTCGGTTCTGGTTGAAAATAAGCCCGGCGTTCTTTCGCGAGTGGCAGGGCTCTTTAGCGGCCGGGGTTTTAACATCGAGAGCCTTTGCGTGGCTGAAACTCTGGACTCGGAGTTATCCCTTATAACGTTAGTGACCCGGGGTGACGAACAAATTATTGAGCAGATCAACAAGCAGTTGAATAAATTGATCAATGTGCTCAAGGTAGTGGATGTAAGTGAAGGGGATTTTGTAGAACGGGAGATGGTTCTGGTTAAAGTTAAGGCAGAAGGAAATACTCGTGCCGAGGTTCTGCGCATGGCGGATATCTTTCGGGGCAAGATTGTGGATGTCAGCCCGAGGGAATATACTATTGAACTCACCGGTGATGAAAACAAGATAAAGGCGGTACTGGAATTGTTAAGACCGCTGGGGATAAAAGAGGTGGCCCGTACCGGAACCATTGCCATGCCACGCAGCAAAAAGATGCCGTAG
- the ilvB gene encoding biosynthetic-type acetolactate synthase large subunit produces the protein MKLTGAQILIECLKKEGVDLIFGFPGGAVIDIYDELMKSSIRHVLVRHEQAAVHAADAYARVTGKVGVVLVTSGPGATNTVTGIASAYGDSIPVVVMTGQVPTKLIGNDAFQEVDIVGITRPCTKHNYLVKSVKDVAQTVREAFHLARSGRPGPVLMDLPKDVMVDRTEFKYPETISMRTYNPTYGAHVGQIEKAGKLIVQSSRPVLYVGGGIIASNAAAELTGLATLAQIPTTATLMGLGGFPGTHPLWMGMLGMHGTYCSNMAVANCDLLIAVGARFDDRVTGKLDAFASHAKIIHIDIDPTSISKNVRVDVPIVADCKNALGKLVTFLKREKDINWKEKHEEWLAQVRDWDKKHPLSYKEEKGVIKPQYVVEKLYELTKGKAIITTEVGQNQMWAAQFYKFAEPRSLMTSGGLGVMGYGFPAAIGAQLAAPDRIVIDIAGDGSIQMNIQEMATAMEQRLPVKIAILNNQYLGMVRQWQELFYGKRYAATSMATAPDFVKLAEAYGAVGLRATKPEEVVPVIKKALKTPNLVIMEFVIPHEEKVYPMVPAGKATTEMLLV, from the coding sequence ATGAAACTGACAGGCGCACAGATTTTGATCGAATGTTTGAAAAAGGAAGGCGTGGATCTGATCTTTGGATTTCCGGGTGGGGCGGTAATAGACATCTATGACGAACTCATGAAGTCTTCTATCCGTCACGTACTGGTAAGGCATGAGCAGGCTGCGGTACATGCCGCTGATGCCTATGCCCGTGTAACCGGCAAAGTGGGTGTAGTTCTCGTCACCTCCGGGCCGGGAGCTACAAACACGGTTACCGGCATTGCATCAGCTTATGGGGACTCCATCCCCGTGGTGGTTATGACCGGTCAGGTGCCTACCAAGCTCATTGGTAATGACGCCTTTCAGGAGGTGGATATCGTCGGCATTACCCGGCCATGTACTAAACACAATTATCTGGTGAAGAGTGTTAAGGATGTGGCCCAGACCGTGAGAGAGGCCTTTCACCTGGCCAGATCAGGACGGCCCGGCCCGGTGTTAATGGATTTGCCAAAGGACGTAATGGTTGATAGGACTGAATTTAAGTATCCGGAAACAATCAGTATGCGTACCTACAATCCAACCTATGGGGCACATGTGGGCCAGATAGAAAAGGCCGGCAAGTTAATCGTTCAATCCAGTCGCCCTGTGCTTTACGTCGGCGGCGGGATCATAGCCTCCAATGCGGCAGCCGAGTTGACCGGGCTGGCCACTCTCGCGCAGATACCGACTACTGCTACTTTGATGGGTTTGGGCGGGTTTCCGGGCACGCATCCGCTGTGGATGGGGATGCTGGGAATGCATGGCACCTATTGTTCGAATATGGCTGTGGCGAATTGTGACCTCCTTATCGCGGTAGGGGCCCGCTTTGACGACCGGGTTACCGGTAAGCTGGATGCCTTTGCTTCCCATGCCAAGATTATTCATATTGATATTGATCCCACCTCCATCAGCAAAAATGTCAGGGTGGATGTGCCGATAGTGGCTGACTGCAAAAACGCCCTTGGAAAGCTCGTCACTTTCCTCAAAAGGGAAAAGGATATAAACTGGAAAGAAAAACATGAAGAGTGGCTGGCCCAGGTGCGTGATTGGGATAAAAAACATCCCCTTTCCTATAAGGAAGAAAAGGGAGTGATAAAACCGCAATATGTAGTAGAAAAACTTTATGAACTCACGAAGGGCAAGGCGATTATTACCACAGAAGTCGGTCAAAACCAGATGTGGGCCGCGCAATTTTATAAGTTTGCCGAGCCGCGTTCACTTATGACCTCGGGTGGTCTGGGAGTTATGGGATATGGATTCCCGGCCGCCATCGGGGCCCAGTTGGCAGCGCCGGATCGGATAGTCATAGACATAGCCGGAGACGGTAGTATTCAGATGAACATCCAGGAGATGGCCACGGCTATGGAACAGCGGTTGCCGGTAAAAATTGCTATCCTAAATAATCAATATCTGGGTATGGTGCGCCAATGGCAAGAACTATTTTATGGAAAACGGTATGCAGCCACCTCAATGGCTACCGCACCTGATTTCGTTAAATTGGCTGAGGCTTATGGCGCGGTGGGGCTCCGGGCCACCAAACCCGAAGAGGTAGTGCCGGTTATTAAAAAGGCCTTGAAGACCCCAAACCTTGTGATTATGGAGTTTGTCATTCCGCATGAAGAAAAGGTTTATCCCATGGTGCCGGCCGGTAAGGCAACTACCGAAATGCTCTTAGTTTAA
- a CDS encoding DUF465 domain-containing protein, which translates to MEEKDKALMALWIDKDEELKRAAKEHQSLERKLEEFNQRPYLTTEETMEKKRIQKLKLAEKDKIMAILAKYR; encoded by the coding sequence ATGGAAGAAAAAGACAAGGCGTTGATGGCCCTTTGGATAGACAAAGATGAAGAGCTTAAGAGGGCGGCAAAAGAACATCAATCTCTGGAGAGAAAACTGGAGGAGTTTAATCAGAGGCCCTATCTAACCACAGAAGAAACCATGGAGAAGAAGCGTATTCAGAAGTTGAAACTAGCCGAGAAGGATAAAATAATGGCCATATTGGCCAAGTATCGGTAG
- the tsaB gene encoding tRNA (adenosine(37)-N6)-threonylcarbamoyltransferase complex dimerization subunit type 1 TsaB, protein MKILAVDTSTHTGSVALTDNGAVLAEYSLFSKETHSRRLLQAVEHLLAQTGLALNDIDGLAVTIGPGSFTGIRIGLATFKGLALATGKPVVGISSLDALAANLPVADRPVFPVIDARKKEVFTAAYYPNEDGRLIKTSPELALSPQDLVVRIKERVILVGDGARSYGEFFEKELGDKAFFAPGPFSFIRASNVAFLAAEKFKAGEQADIITMVPAYIRPSEAELKWAGKDGDIS, encoded by the coding sequence TTGAAGATTCTGGCTGTCGATACGTCTACTCATACCGGTAGCGTAGCCCTCACGGATAACGGAGCGGTGCTGGCTGAATACAGCCTCTTCAGCAAAGAGACGCACAGCCGGCGTTTATTGCAGGCGGTAGAGCATCTTTTGGCCCAAACCGGATTAGCCCTTAACGATATTGATGGTCTGGCCGTGACTATAGGGCCGGGCAGCTTTACAGGTATCCGGATTGGCCTGGCTACTTTCAAGGGACTGGCCCTGGCCACCGGGAAACCGGTCGTGGGCATATCAAGCCTGGATGCGCTGGCCGCAAACCTTCCCGTGGCTGACCGCCCGGTGTTTCCCGTTATTGATGCCCGAAAGAAAGAGGTTTTTACGGCTGCTTATTACCCAAATGAGGATGGCCGGCTGATAAAGACCTCCCCTGAGTTAGCCCTTTCGCCGCAGGACCTTGTCGTACGGATAAAAGAACGGGTGATACTGGTTGGAGATGGCGCCCGGTCTTACGGCGAATTCTTTGAAAAGGAGCTTGGTGACAAGGCATTCTTTGCTCCCGGCCCCTTTTCTTTTATCCGGGCTTCTAATGTGGCTTTCCTGGCGGCAGAGAAGTTTAAGGCCGGAGAGCAGGCCGATATTATTACCATGGTTCCTGCATATATCCGGCCATCCGAGGCCGAGCTAAAATGGGCCGGAAAAGATGGGGACATATCCTGA
- the rseP gene encoding RIP metalloprotease RseP — protein MTTVFTVIIVLGVLILVHELGHFLLAKVFKVRVEKFSLGFGPRIWGKVVGETEYRISAVPLGGYVKLFGENPGETVEADEEARSFIHKKLWQRGLIVAAGPFSNLIFAFFIFFVTFMAFGQPTLPATIGGVQDGLPAQEAGLRPGDRITHINGRHVKEWDELAGMVRKGGKQPLDIYAVRDGKAFRVQITPVITAHRNIFGEEVTVPVIGISASDHIIMDRMNPLEAFVAGIDRTGKIVYITYLSIIKLVQRIVPISTLGGPILIAQLAGEQAQAGVVPLLFFVALLSINLGVLNLLPIPILDGGHLLFLGIELVLGRPVSLKKREIAQQVGLVILISLMAVVFYNDILRLLVKG, from the coding sequence ATGACGACTGTTTTTACCGTGATAATAGTCCTGGGCGTATTGATCCTGGTGCATGAACTGGGGCATTTCTTGCTGGCCAAAGTCTTTAAGGTCAGGGTAGAAAAATTTTCTTTGGGTTTTGGCCCCAGGATATGGGGCAAGGTAGTTGGTGAAACGGAATATCGTATATCAGCCGTGCCCCTTGGTGGTTATGTTAAACTTTTTGGTGAAAACCCGGGGGAAACCGTTGAAGCCGATGAAGAGGCTAGGTCTTTTATCCATAAAAAATTGTGGCAACGGGGTCTTATTGTAGCGGCAGGGCCTTTTTCTAATCTTATTTTTGCCTTTTTCATATTTTTTGTCACTTTTATGGCCTTTGGGCAACCTACACTACCGGCGACTATAGGTGGCGTGCAAGACGGGCTGCCGGCACAGGAGGCCGGCCTTAGGCCCGGCGACCGGATCACCCACATCAATGGCCGTCACGTAAAAGAGTGGGATGAACTTGCCGGGATGGTACGCAAGGGCGGTAAACAGCCGCTGGATATTTATGCGGTGCGCGACGGCAAGGCCTTCAGGGTACAGATAACACCGGTTATAACTGCGCATCGCAACATATTTGGTGAGGAAGTTACGGTTCCGGTGATCGGGATATCGGCCTCTGATCACATTATTATGGACAGGATGAATCCCCTCGAAGCGTTTGTAGCCGGAATCGACCGGACCGGGAAAATTGTCTATATAACATATCTAAGTATAATAAAACTGGTACAGCGGATTGTGCCCATATCCACCTTGGGGGGACCTATTCTTATTGCTCAATTAGCCGGTGAGCAGGCACAGGCAGGGGTGGTTCCTCTTCTCTTCTTTGTGGCCTTATTGAGCATCAATCTGGGTGTTCTAAACTTATTGCCTATACCTATACTGGATGGTGGACATCTTCTTTTCCTGGGCATTGAGCTGGTCCTGGGGCGTCCGGTCAGCCTCAAAAAAAGAGAGATTGCTCAGCAAGTCGGGCTGGTTATTCTTATTTCCCTTATGGCCGTGGTCTTTTACAATGATATCCTTCGCCTCCTGGTAAAAGGGTGA